One region of Acidovorax sp. T1 genomic DNA includes:
- a CDS encoding gamma-butyrobetaine hydroxylase-like domain-containing protein: protein MAGLKAGAPTPQALTVHEASRVLEVAFSDGATFRIPFELMRVYSPSAEVQGHGPGQEVLQTGKRNVALVNLEPVGNYAVKPTFSDGHESGIFTWDYLYELGQQQDALWAQYTERLAAAGADRDAPMAPKGGAGGHACGSH, encoded by the coding sequence ATGGCAGGTTTGAAAGCGGGTGCGCCCACGCCGCAGGCACTCACGGTGCATGAGGCGTCGCGCGTGCTTGAGGTGGCGTTTTCCGATGGCGCCACGTTCCGCATTCCGTTTGAGCTGATGCGCGTGTATTCGCCCTCGGCCGAGGTGCAGGGCCATGGCCCGGGGCAGGAGGTGCTGCAGACGGGCAAGCGCAATGTGGCGCTGGTCAACCTGGAGCCGGTGGGCAACTATGCCGTCAAGCCCACGTTCTCGGACGGCCACGAAAGCGGCATCTTCACCTGGGATTACCTTTATGAACTGGGCCAGCAGCAGGATGCGCTGTGGGCGCAGTACACCGAGCGGCTGGCCGCTGCCGGTGCCGACCGCGATGCGCCCATGGCGCCCAAAGGTGGGGCAGGGGGCCACGCCTGCGGCAGCCACTGA
- the ubiE gene encoding bifunctional demethylmenaquinone methyltransferase/2-methoxy-6-polyprenyl-1,4-benzoquinol methylase UbiE, whose product MSTTHFGFQSVDEQEKAGRVRGVFDSVASKYDVMNDLMSVGLHRAWKAYTVMVANLREGSQVLDIAGGTGDLALAFSKKVGASGRVVHTDINEAMLRVGRDRLIDAGVVLPTLVCDAEKLPFPDAHFDVVSVAFGLRNMTHKDQAIAEMCRVLKPGGKLLVLEFSKVAKPLTKMYDWYSFKVLPQLGKLVAGDDASYRYLAESIRMHPGQEELKSLMQKNGFGHVDYHNMTGGIVALHVGIKC is encoded by the coding sequence ATGAGTACTACGCATTTCGGTTTTCAGTCGGTGGACGAGCAGGAAAAGGCAGGCCGCGTGCGCGGTGTGTTCGACTCTGTCGCCTCCAAATACGACGTGATGAACGACCTCATGTCGGTGGGCCTGCACCGTGCCTGGAAGGCCTACACCGTGATGGTGGCCAACCTGCGCGAGGGCAGCCAGGTGCTCGACATTGCGGGCGGCACGGGCGACCTGGCGCTGGCGTTTTCCAAAAAGGTGGGCGCATCGGGCCGTGTGGTGCACACCGATATCAACGAAGCCATGCTGCGCGTGGGGCGCGACCGCCTGATCGACGCCGGCGTGGTGCTGCCCACGCTGGTGTGCGATGCCGAAAAGCTGCCGTTCCCCGACGCGCACTTTGACGTGGTGAGCGTGGCCTTTGGCCTGCGCAACATGACGCACAAGGACCAGGCGATTGCCGAGATGTGCCGGGTGCTCAAGCCCGGCGGCAAGCTGCTGGTGCTGGAGTTTTCGAAAGTGGCCAAGCCGCTGACGAAGATGTATGACTGGTATTCGTTCAAGGTGCTGCCGCAGCTGGGCAAGCTGGTGGCGGGCGACGATGCCAGCTACCGCTATCTGGCCGAGTCGATTCGCATGCATCCGGGGCAGGAAGAGCTCAAAAGCCTCATGCAGAAAAATGGCTTTGGGCATGTGGACTATCACAACATGACGGGGGGCATTGTGGCCTTGCATGTTGGAATCAAGTGCTGA
- a CDS encoding Tim44 domain-containing protein, with protein sequence MMKLWSVVLVAMLAFAHADADARRMGGGKSVGKQSSNVTQRDAATPPATPGAPAQTATNAAAAKPAAAAAPAAAAKKPWGAMLGGLAAGLGLAWLASSLGLGEGFGNILMVVLLAMAAFAIFKLVMRARSGGNNRLAAAGGAPFAFQGAGAATPEAAQVPRQYSPANVGNDASARPWERSGMAFDASRQQQGAGTMIGSGLSGSQNWGIPQGFDAEGFLTAAKRNFVTLQAAWDRSDLATLRSMLTDSMLEEIRTQLTERESHRGDQPNHTDVVMIEAQLLGIEELDDGYMASVEFSGMIREELSAGPSPFREVWNMTKAKTGNSGWLVAGVQALQ encoded by the coding sequence ATGATGAAACTGTGGTCTGTGGTGTTGGTGGCGATGCTGGCGTTTGCGCATGCCGATGCGGATGCCCGGCGCATGGGTGGTGGCAAGTCGGTGGGCAAGCAGTCCAGCAACGTCACGCAGCGTGACGCGGCCACGCCGCCTGCAACGCCGGGCGCTCCGGCGCAGACGGCGACCAACGCAGCGGCGGCCAAGCCTGCTGCCGCCGCAGCGCCTGCCGCAGCGGCCAAGAAGCCTTGGGGCGCCATGCTGGGCGGCCTGGCTGCCGGTCTGGGTCTTGCCTGGCTGGCCAGCTCGCTGGGCCTGGGCGAAGGGTTTGGCAATATTTTGATGGTCGTGCTGCTGGCGATGGCCGCGTTTGCCATCTTCAAGCTGGTGATGCGCGCGCGCAGCGGCGGCAACAACCGCCTTGCGGCGGCGGGCGGTGCGCCTTTCGCCTTTCAGGGCGCGGGCGCCGCTACGCCAGAGGCTGCGCAGGTTCCCCGTCAATACAGCCCCGCCAACGTGGGCAACGATGCTTCGGCGCGCCCGTGGGAGCGCAGCGGCATGGCGTTTGATGCATCGCGCCAGCAACAGGGCGCGGGCACGATGATTGGCTCGGGCCTGTCGGGCTCGCAGAACTGGGGCATTCCGCAAGGGTTTGACGCCGAAGGCTTCCTCACGGCGGCCAAGCGCAATTTCGTCACGCTGCAGGCCGCTTGGGACCGCTCCGACCTCGCCACGCTGCGTTCGATGCTGACCGACAGCATGCTCGAAGAAATTCGCACGCAGCTGACCGAGCGCGAATCGCACCGCGGCGATCAGCCCAATCACACCGATGTGGTCATGATCGAGGCGCAACTGCTGGGCATCGAAGAGCTGGACGACGGCTACATGGCCAGCGTGGAGTTCTCGGGCATGATCCGCGAAGAACTTTCGGCCGGGCCCAGCCCCTTCCGCGAGGTCTGGAACATGACCAAGGCCAAGACGGGCAACAGCGGCTGGCTGGTGGCGGGCGTGCAAGCACTGCAGTAA
- the ubiB gene encoding ubiquinone biosynthesis regulatory protein kinase UbiB, with the protein MKRFLRGATIVWVVFRYGLDGLVLDSFQKPWLRLLSRVLSVGRNLEAPRGQRLREALEQLGPIFVKFGQVLSTRRDLLPADMADELARLQDRVPPFDPDIAIATIERAFRRPVGEVFVAFDRVPVASASIAQVHFATLRDRGGVEREVAVKVLRPGMLPVIEKDLSLMRMMAGWLENLSADGKRLKPREVVAEFDNYLHDELDLVREAANAAQLRRNMQGLDLVLIPEIYWDFCHPEVMVMQRMNGVPISQIERLREAGVDIPKLARDGVTIFFTQVFRDGFFHADMHPGNIQVSLESATFGRYISLDFGIVGTLTEVDKEYLAQNFVAFFRRDYKRVAELHIESGWVPPETRVNDLESAIRAVCEPYFDRPLKEISLGMVLMRLFQTSRRFQVEIQPQLVLLQKTLLNIEGLGRQLDPELDLWSTAKPFLEKWMLEQMGPQRLWRELRAEAPHYAKLLPELPRLLYDYLSRRPAESQSALRELLEAQKRTNRLLQSIIYGGLGFVLGLLVMQLMVRVRLF; encoded by the coding sequence ATGAAGCGTTTTCTGCGGGGTGCCACCATTGTCTGGGTGGTGTTCAGGTATGGGCTGGATGGCCTGGTGCTGGACAGCTTCCAGAAACCCTGGCTGCGCCTGCTGTCACGCGTTCTTTCGGTCGGCCGCAATCTGGAGGCGCCGCGCGGCCAGCGCCTGCGCGAGGCGCTGGAGCAACTCGGGCCCATCTTTGTCAAGTTTGGCCAGGTGCTCTCGACCCGGCGCGACCTGCTGCCCGCCGACATGGCCGACGAGCTGGCGCGGCTGCAAGACCGCGTGCCTCCGTTTGATCCGGATATCGCCATTGCCACCATCGAGCGCGCATTCCGCCGCCCGGTGGGCGAAGTGTTTGTTGCGTTCGACCGCGTGCCGGTGGCCAGTGCCTCGATTGCGCAGGTGCATTTCGCCACCTTGCGCGACCGGGGCGGCGTGGAGCGCGAAGTGGCCGTCAAGGTGCTGCGCCCGGGCATGCTGCCGGTGATCGAAAAAGACCTGAGCCTCATGCGCATGATGGCCGGGTGGCTGGAGAACCTGTCGGCCGATGGCAAGCGCCTCAAGCCGCGCGAGGTGGTGGCCGAATTCGACAACTACCTGCACGATGAACTGGACCTGGTGCGCGAGGCCGCCAACGCCGCGCAGCTGCGCCGCAACATGCAGGGGCTGGACCTGGTGCTGATTCCGGAAATCTACTGGGATTTCTGCCACCCCGAGGTCATGGTGATGCAGCGCATGAACGGCGTGCCCATCAGCCAGATTGAGCGCCTGCGCGAAGCGGGGGTGGACATCCCGAAACTGGCGCGCGATGGCGTCACGATCTTTTTCACCCAGGTGTTCCGCGACGGCTTCTTTCATGCCGACATGCACCCGGGCAACATCCAGGTGAGCCTGGAGTCGGCTACCTTTGGGCGCTATATCTCGCTCGATTTCGGCATCGTGGGCACGCTCACTGAAGTGGACAAGGAATACCTGGCGCAAAATTTTGTGGCCTTTTTTCGGCGCGACTACAAGCGCGTGGCCGAGCTGCACATCGAAAGCGGCTGGGTGCCCCCGGAAACCCGCGTCAACGACCTCGAATCGGCGATCCGCGCCGTGTGCGAACCCTATTTCGACCGTCCGCTCAAGGAAATATCGCTGGGCATGGTGCTGATGCGCCTGTTCCAGACGTCGCGGCGCTTCCAGGTCGAAATCCAGCCGCAACTGGTGCTGCTGCAAAAGACCCTGCTCAACATCGAAGGCCTGGGCCGCCAGCTCGACCCGGAGCTCGACCTCTGGAGCACGGCCAAGCCCTTCCTCGAAAAGTGGATGCTGGAGCAGATGGGCCCGCAACGCCTGTGGCGTGAGCTGCGGGCCGAGGCGCCGCACTATGCCAAGCTCTTGCCCGAGCTGCCGCGCCTGCTGTATGACTATCTGAGCCGGCGGCCTGCGGAGTCGCAAAGTGCCCTGCGTGAGTTGCTGGAGGCGCAAAAGCGCACCAATCGCCTGTTGCAAAGCATCATTTATGGGGGGCTGGGCTTTGTGCTGGGCCTGCTGGTGATGCAGCTGATGGTCAGGGTCCGGCTCTTCTGA
- a CDS encoding sodium:solute symporter family protein, protein MLLTLVIVYLLITIAIGLVAAKRVKNAADFAIAGRHLPLYMIVTTTFATWFGSETVLGIPAKFIEGGLGNVVEDPFGAGFCLILVGLFFAGKLYRMTLLTISDYYRERYGRVVEVVCSLIIMLSYLGWVSAQVTALGLVFNLLSGGAISIPVGMVIGVVSILAYTLFGGMWSVAVTDFIQMIILVVGLTLIAVFAGNMAGGAGKVIELASSRELFRFLPEPKFHDIVFFIAAAITMMFGSIPQQDVFQRVMSANNIQAATRGPVIGGICYILFAFVPMFLVASALIIMPTETAALLKDDPQKVLPTLVLEKMPFVMQVLFFGALLSALKSTASATLLAPSVTFTENIWRQFRPHASDQQHLRTMRITTLVFSGLVLAYAIRMEGTSIYELVSGAYQVPLVGAFVPLVFGLYWKRATTQGAVFAIVLGLLTWVLFLATPAGQVFPAQLAGLLAALVGMLAGSLGPQAIGNHHAGHHRMVGVE, encoded by the coding sequence GTGCTGTTGACCCTGGTTATCGTCTATCTGTTGATTACCATCGCCATTGGCCTGGTTGCCGCCAAGCGGGTCAAGAATGCCGCCGATTTTGCGATTGCCGGGCGGCACCTGCCGCTGTACATGATCGTCACCACCACGTTTGCCACCTGGTTTGGTTCGGAGACGGTGCTGGGGATTCCGGCCAAGTTCATCGAGGGCGGGCTGGGTAATGTGGTCGAAGACCCGTTCGGCGCGGGGTTTTGCCTGATTCTGGTGGGCCTGTTCTTTGCGGGCAAGCTCTACCGCATGACGCTGCTGACCATCAGCGACTACTACCGCGAGCGCTACGGCCGCGTGGTAGAGGTGGTGTGTTCGCTGATCATCATGCTGAGCTACCTGGGCTGGGTTTCGGCCCAGGTCACCGCCTTGGGGCTGGTGTTCAACCTGCTGTCGGGCGGTGCCATCAGCATTCCCGTGGGCATGGTGATCGGGGTGGTTTCCATCCTGGCGTACACGCTGTTTGGCGGCATGTGGTCAGTGGCTGTGACGGACTTCATCCAGATGATCATCCTGGTGGTGGGGCTGACGCTGATCGCCGTGTTTGCGGGCAACATGGCCGGCGGGGCTGGCAAGGTCATCGAACTGGCCTCCAGCCGTGAACTGTTCCGCTTTCTGCCAGAGCCGAAATTCCACGACATCGTGTTCTTCATCGCGGCGGCCATCACGATGATGTTTGGCTCGATTCCTCAGCAGGATGTGTTTCAGCGCGTCATGTCGGCCAACAACATCCAGGCCGCCACGCGCGGGCCGGTGATTGGCGGCATTTGCTACATCCTGTTTGCCTTTGTGCCGATGTTTCTGGTGGCCAGCGCGCTCATCATCATGCCCACGGAAACGGCAGCGCTGCTCAAGGACGATCCGCAAAAAGTGCTGCCCACGCTGGTGCTGGAGAAGATGCCGTTTGTCATGCAGGTGCTCTTTTTTGGCGCGCTGCTGTCGGCGCTCAAGTCCACGGCATCGGCCACCTTGCTGGCGCCCAGCGTGACGTTTACCGAGAACATCTGGCGCCAGTTCCGTCCGCATGCCTCCGACCAGCAGCATTTGCGCACCATGCGCATCACCACGCTGGTGTTCAGCGGCCTGGTGCTGGCCTATGCGATTCGCATGGAGGGCACTTCCATCTATGAACTGGTCTCGGGCGCCTACCAGGTGCCCTTGGTCGGCGCCTTTGTGCCGCTGGTGTTTGGCCTGTATTGGAAGCGGGCCACCACCCAGGGGGCGGTGTTTGCCATCGTGCTGGGCTTGTTGACCTGGGTGTTGTTTCTGGCAACTCCGGCGGGCCAGGTGTTTCCGGCGCAACTGGCCGGCTTGCTGGCGGCACTGGTGGGCATGCTGGCGGGCTCGCTGGGCCCCCAGGCGATTGGCAACCACCATGCCGGGCACCATCGCATGGTGGGCGTGGAATGA
- a CDS encoding FmdB family zinc ribbon protein codes for MPIYAYKCGSCGHAKDVLQKISDPQLTVCPACGAEAFTKQVTAAGFQLKGSGWYVTDFRGGNGGSSAPATDAKGDGPGAASTQASAPAAADTGAATKVAAAPATTGASAASSD; via the coding sequence ATGCCTATTTACGCCTACAAATGCGGCTCCTGTGGCCATGCCAAGGATGTGCTGCAAAAAATCTCCGACCCTCAGCTCACGGTGTGCCCCGCTTGTGGCGCCGAAGCCTTCACCAAGCAGGTGACTGCTGCAGGGTTTCAGCTCAAGGGCTCTGGCTGGTATGTGACGGATTTTCGTGGCGGCAACGGCGGCAGTTCTGCCCCTGCCACTGACGCCAAGGGCGACGGCCCGGGAGCTGCAAGCACCCAGGCTTCCGCGCCTGCCGCAGCCGATACCGGCGCCGCCACGAAGGTGGCCGCAGCCCCGGCCACCACTGGCGCCAGCGCCGCTTCTTCAGACTGA
- a CDS encoding DUF502 domain-containing protein: MSALRKWLFTGLLVIVPGVITIAVLNWIVGTLDQTLQILPGAWQPDKLLGFHIPGFGVLLTLLILLVVGATASNFAGRKLVQLGDSLVSRIPVVRSIYSSVKQVSDTLFSESGNAFRTAVLVQWPRDGVWTVAFVTGTPNGEVAAYLRDEFVSVYVPTTPNPTGGYFVMVRKSDCVELDMSVDAALKYIISMGVVAPSDPALAPVSSK, from the coding sequence ATGTCCGCCTTGCGCAAATGGTTGTTCACCGGCTTGCTGGTGATTGTTCCGGGGGTGATCACCATTGCGGTGCTCAACTGGATCGTGGGCACGCTCGACCAGACCCTGCAAATCCTGCCGGGCGCCTGGCAACCCGACAAGCTGTTGGGCTTTCACATCCCAGGCTTTGGCGTGCTGCTGACCCTGCTGATCCTGCTGGTGGTGGGTGCTACGGCCAGCAACTTTGCCGGGCGCAAGTTGGTGCAGCTGGGCGACAGCCTGGTCAGCCGCATCCCGGTGGTGCGCTCTATTTATTCGAGCGTCAAGCAGGTTTCCGACACGCTGTTCTCTGAAAGCGGCAACGCCTTTCGCACCGCCGTGCTGGTGCAATGGCCGCGCGACGGGGTCTGGACCGTGGCCTTTGTCACGGGCACGCCCAACGGCGAAGTGGCGGCGTACCTGCGCGATGAGTTTGTCAGCGTGTACGTGCCCACCACCCCCAATCCCACCGGCGGGTATTTTGTGATGGTGCGCAAGAGCGATTGCGTCGAGCTCGACATGAGCGTGGACGCCGCGCTCAAATACATCATTTCGATGGGCGTGGTCGCTCCTTCCGACCCCGCCCTTGCCCCTGTCTCCTCCAAGTGA
- the aspS gene encoding aspartate--tRNA ligase — protein sequence MAMRSHYCGLVTEALLGQTVTLSGWVNRRRDHGGVIFIDLRDREGSVQVVCDPDRAEMFKTAEGVRNEFCVQVKGLVRARPEGTTNDNLQSGKIEVLCHELNVLNPSVTPPFQIDEENLSETTRLTHRVLDLRRPYMQNNLKLRYRVSMEVRKFLDANGFIDIETPMLTKSTPEGARDYLVPSRVHDGHFFALPQSPQLFKQLLMVSGFDRYYQITKCFRDEDLRADRQPEFTQIDIETSFMDEQEIRDMFQGMIKTVFQNTLGVDLGEFPVMTYQEAAHRFGSDKPDLRVKLEFAELTDVMKDVDFKVFSGAANMKNGRVVALRVPGGSVEGGGISRGEIDAYTEFVKIYGAKGLAYIRVNELAKGRDGLQSPIVKNIHDAALAEVLKRTGAQDGDLIFFGADKEKIVNDAIGALRIKIGHSEFGKKNGLFDDRWAPLWVVDFPMFEHDEENDRWVAVHHPFTAPKDGHEDYMVTAPEKCISKGYDMVLNGWEMGGGSVRIHRADVQQKVFDALKITPEEAQQKFGFLLDALQYGAPPHGGLAFGLDRIVTLMTGAESIRDVIAFPKTQRAQCLLTQAPSIVDEKQLRELHIRLRNPDAVKAD from the coding sequence ATGGCCATGCGTTCCCACTATTGCGGTCTTGTGACCGAAGCCCTGTTGGGCCAAACCGTCACCCTGTCGGGCTGGGTGAACCGCCGCCGCGACCATGGTGGCGTGATCTTCATCGACCTGCGTGACCGCGAAGGCTCGGTGCAGGTGGTCTGCGACCCCGACCGCGCCGAGATGTTCAAGACCGCCGAAGGCGTGCGCAACGAGTTCTGCGTGCAGGTCAAGGGCCTGGTGCGCGCGCGCCCCGAAGGCACCACCAATGACAACCTCCAAAGCGGCAAGATCGAAGTGCTGTGCCACGAGTTGAACGTGCTCAACCCCTCGGTCACGCCCCCGTTCCAGATCGACGAAGAGAACCTGTCGGAGACCACGCGCCTCACGCACCGGGTGCTCGATCTGCGCCGCCCCTACATGCAGAACAACCTGAAGCTGCGCTACCGCGTGTCGATGGAAGTGCGCAAGTTCCTTGATGCCAACGGCTTCATCGACATCGAAACCCCCATGCTCACCAAGAGCACGCCCGAAGGCGCGCGCGACTACCTCGTGCCCAGCCGCGTGCACGACGGCCATTTCTTTGCGCTGCCGCAATCGCCCCAGCTGTTCAAGCAGCTGTTGATGGTGTCGGGGTTTGATCGCTATTACCAGATCACCAAGTGCTTCCGCGACGAAGACCTGCGCGCCGACCGCCAGCCCGAATTCACCCAGATCGATATCGAAACCTCGTTCATGGACGAGCAGGAAATCCGCGACATGTTCCAGGGCATGATCAAGACGGTGTTCCAGAACACGCTGGGTGTGGACCTGGGCGAGTTTCCGGTCATGACCTACCAGGAAGCTGCCCACCGCTTTGGCTCCGACAAGCCCGACTTGCGCGTCAAGCTTGAATTTGCCGAGCTGACCGACGTGATGAAGGACGTGGACTTCAAGGTGTTCTCGGGCGCTGCCAACATGAAGAACGGCCGCGTGGTGGCCTTGCGCGTGCCCGGTGGCTCGGTCGAAGGCGGCGGCATCAGCCGCGGCGAGATCGACGCCTACACCGAGTTCGTCAAGATCTACGGCGCCAAGGGCCTGGCCTACATCCGCGTCAACGAGCTGGCCAAGGGCCGTGACGGTCTGCAATCGCCCATCGTGAAAAACATCCACGACGCGGCGCTGGCCGAAGTTTTGAAGCGCACCGGCGCACAAGACGGCGACCTGATTTTCTTCGGCGCAGACAAGGAAAAGATCGTCAACGACGCCATTGGCGCGCTGCGCATCAAGATTGGCCACAGCGAGTTTGGCAAGAAGAACGGCCTGTTTGACGACCGCTGGGCACCGCTGTGGGTGGTGGATTTCCCCATGTTCGAGCACGACGAAGAAAACGACCGCTGGGTTGCCGTGCACCACCCCTTCACCGCACCCAAGGATGGCCACGAGGACTACATGGTCACCGCGCCCGAGAAGTGCATCTCCAAGGGCTATGACATGGTGCTCAACGGCTGGGAAATGGGTGGCGGCTCGGTGCGTATCCACCGCGCCGACGTGCAGCAAAAAGTGTTTGACGCCCTCAAGATCACGCCCGAAGAAGCGCAGCAGAAGTTCGGCTTCCTGCTCGACGCCCTGCAATACGGCGCGCCCCCGCACGGCGGCCTGGCGTTTGGCCTCGATCGCATCGTCACGCTGATGACGGGCGCCGAGTCCATCCGCGACGTGATCGCCTTCCCCAAGACCCAGCGCGCCCAGTGCCTGCTGACCCAGGCGCCGTCCATCGTGGACGAAAAGCAGCTGCGCGAGTTGCACATCCGCCTGCGCAATCCGGATGCGGTGAAGGCAGACTGA
- the nudB gene encoding dihydroneopterin triphosphate diphosphatase encodes MPTLPEPVFKIPQSVLVVIHTPALDVLLIRRAVDAPDGQAFWQSVTGSKDSLQEDWRETAVREVLEETGIRADAPGCTLRDWGLENRYDIYPQWLHRYAPGVRRNTERLFGLQVPAAMPVVLSPREHTAWAWWPWREAADRCFSPSNAEAILLLPQFALP; translated from the coding sequence ATGCCGACCTTGCCGGAGCCGGTGTTCAAAATCCCCCAGTCCGTGCTGGTGGTGATCCACACGCCGGCGCTGGATGTGCTGCTGATCCGCCGCGCGGTCGATGCCCCCGACGGCCAGGCGTTCTGGCAATCGGTCACTGGCAGCAAGGACAGCCTGCAGGAAGACTGGCGTGAAACCGCGGTGCGCGAGGTGCTGGAAGAGACCGGCATCCGCGCGGATGCACCGGGTTGCACGCTGCGCGACTGGGGCCTGGAAAATCGGTACGACATTTACCCGCAATGGCTGCACCGCTACGCACCCGGCGTGCGGCGCAACACCGAGCGCCTGTTTGGCCTGCAGGTGCCCGCCGCCATGCCGGTGGTGCTGAGCCCGCGCGAGCACACCGCTTGGGCCTGGTGGCCCTGGCGCGAGGCGGCGGACCGCTGCTTCTCGCCTTCGAATGCCGAGGCCATCCTGTTGCTGCCACAATTTGCCTTGCCATGA
- a CDS encoding endonuclease/exonuclease/phosphatase family protein, whose product MNPSHHASEILRIATYNIHKGVQGLGPARRLEIHNLGLAVEQLDADIVCLQEVRKMHRREAAYFQRWPDVPQAEYLAPEGYEAVYRTNAFTRHGEHGNALLSRWPVIGHQHEDISDHRFEQRGLLHVEVDAHGRRVHVIVVHLGLIPGSRVRQVERLQQFIEREVPAGSPVVVAGDFNDWGAQIKRMLSGFGLYEFDAPRAFTYPARLPLVQLDHVYVRGLEPLGLHVPRGRIWWRMSDHLPLIAEFRL is encoded by the coding sequence ATGAACCCATCCCACCACGCTTCCGAGATTCTGCGCATCGCCACCTACAACATCCACAAGGGTGTGCAGGGCCTGGGCCCGGCGCGCCGGCTGGAGATCCACAACCTGGGCCTGGCCGTGGAGCAGCTCGATGCCGACATCGTCTGCCTGCAGGAAGTGCGCAAGATGCACCGCCGTGAAGCTGCCTATTTCCAGCGCTGGCCCGATGTGCCGCAGGCCGAGTACCTGGCGCCCGAGGGCTATGAGGCGGTGTACCGCACCAATGCATTCACGCGCCATGGCGAGCATGGCAACGCGCTGCTGTCGCGCTGGCCGGTGATCGGGCACCAGCATGAGGACATTTCCGACCACCGCTTCGAGCAGCGCGGCCTGCTGCATGTGGAAGTGGATGCGCATGGCCGCCGTGTGCATGTGATCGTGGTGCACCTGGGGCTGATTCCCGGCAGCCGGGTGCGGCAGGTCGAGCGTTTGCAGCAGTTCATCGAGCGCGAGGTGCCCGCGGGGTCGCCGGTGGTGGTGGCCGGTGACTTCAACGACTGGGGGGCGCAGATCAAGCGCATGCTCTCGGGCTTCGGCCTGTATGAGTTTGATGCGCCGCGCGCCTTCACCTACCCCGCCCGGCTGCCGCTGGTGCAGCTCGACCATGTCTATGTGCGTGGGCTGGAGCCGCTTGGGCTGCATGTGCCGCGGGGGCGCATCTGGTGGCGCATGTCCGACCACCTGCCGCTGATTGCCGAGTTCAGGCTTTGA
- the clsB gene encoding cardiolipin synthase ClsB: MADFAKDHRVRLLQGAQELFPAMIEAMDAAISDIQFETYIFDFTGTGAQVAEALIRAAERGVRTHLVVDGVGTGPLPKTWQQRMKAAGVLVRVYSPLGPLGLLLPHRWRRLHRKLCVVDGLLVFCGGINVLDDLYDPNYGTLDAPRFDFAVQATGSIAAQASQTMERLWWRLQAVRDVRLHRLPQAVRDLRAASATRHARQQDPDASGMRAALVLRDNVRNRSRIEKAYRRAIGAARHDIIIANAYFVPGRKLRRALILAANRGVRVQLLLQGRYEYFMQYHAARPVYGALLAAGVEIHEYEPSFLHAKVAVIDAHSDKPWATVGSSNLDPLSLLLAREANVVVEDAAFAIDLRQRLVHAMQHAGRRMDPARYAGRPLRQRVLDRVAFGLMRLALWVTGNRY; this comes from the coding sequence ATGGCCGATTTCGCCAAAGACCACCGCGTGCGCTTGCTGCAGGGTGCGCAGGAGCTGTTTCCCGCCATGATCGAGGCGATGGATGCGGCGATCTCCGACATCCAGTTCGAGACCTACATTTTCGATTTCACCGGGACGGGGGCGCAGGTGGCCGAGGCGCTCATTCGCGCCGCAGAGCGCGGCGTGCGCACCCATCTGGTGGTGGACGGCGTGGGCACCGGGCCGCTGCCCAAGACCTGGCAGCAGCGCATGAAGGCTGCGGGGGTGCTGGTACGGGTGTATTCGCCGCTGGGGCCGCTGGGGCTGCTGCTGCCCCACCGCTGGAGGCGCCTGCACCGCAAGCTGTGCGTGGTCGATGGCCTGCTGGTGTTTTGCGGCGGCATCAATGTGCTGGACGATCTTTACGACCCCAACTACGGCACGCTCGATGCGCCGCGCTTTGATTTTGCCGTGCAGGCGACGGGCTCGATCGCGGCGCAGGCCAGCCAGACCATGGAGCGCCTGTGGTGGCGCCTGCAGGCGGTGCGCGACGTGCGCCTGCACCGCCTGCCGCAAGCCGTGCGCGACCTGCGCGCCGCCAGCGCCACCCGGCACGCCAGACAGCAGGACCCGGACGCAAGCGGCATGCGGGCCGCGCTGGTGCTGCGCGACAACGTGCGCAACCGCAGCCGCATCGAAAAGGCCTATCGGCGCGCCATTGGCGCGGCACGCCACGACATCATCATCGCCAATGCGTATTTCGTGCCCGGCCGCAAGCTGCGCCGCGCGCTGATTCTGGCGGCAAACCGGGGCGTGCGCGTGCAGCTCTTGCTGCAGGGGCGCTACGAATATTTCATGCAGTACCACGCGGCGCGGCCGGTGTATGGCGCGCTGTTGGCCGCTGGCGTGGAGATCCACGAATACGAGCCCAGCTTCTTGCACGCCAAGGTGGCGGTGATCGACGCCCACAGCGACAAGCCCTGGGCCACGGTGGGCTCGTCCAACCTCGACCCCTTGAGCCTGCTGCTGGCGCGCGAGGCCAATGTGGTGGTCGAAGATGCCGCCTTTGCCATCGACCTGCGCCAGCGCCTCGTGCACGCCATGCAGCATGCCGGGCGGCGCATGGACCCGGCCCGCTATGCCGGCCGCCCGCTGCGCCAGCGCGTGCTCGATCGCGTGGCCTTTGGCCTGATGCGCCTGGCCTTGTGGGTTACGGGAAACCGATACTGA